A window of the Enterobacteriaceae bacterium 4M9 genome harbors these coding sequences:
- a CDS encoding SDR family oxidoreductase: MGNLTGKRVFITGAEQGIGKATATRLIHAGCDIFIHYHSDEDGPKSLVALAHSLGQKADYCYGDLTSIDDARQCVTKAADLLGGIDILINNVGGIVGRKWLGEIDAPFWHKVIDVNMTTMLNVTQSALPFLKAAPEGASIINLASLAGRAGGHSGSLVYSTTKGAILTWTRSLAAELGEYGIRVNAVAPGLILGTRFHDRHTTAASAEETVRGIPLARAGNPDDVARAITFLASEYDGFISGATIDINGGVYRM, encoded by the coding sequence ATGGGCAATCTGACGGGTAAGCGCGTATTTATTACCGGCGCGGAGCAAGGGATTGGTAAAGCGACAGCAACCCGGTTGATTCATGCAGGCTGCGATATTTTTATTCACTACCATAGCGATGAAGATGGCCCAAAATCGCTGGTAGCACTGGCGCACTCTTTGGGACAAAAAGCCGATTATTGTTATGGCGACCTCACATCAATTGACGATGCCAGACAGTGCGTGACTAAAGCGGCTGACCTGCTCGGTGGTATTGATATTCTGATCAATAACGTTGGCGGTATTGTAGGCCGTAAATGGCTAGGCGAAATAGACGCCCCCTTCTGGCATAAGGTTATTGACGTCAATATGACCACCATGCTCAATGTGACTCAAAGCGCCCTGCCTTTTCTGAAAGCCGCGCCCGAAGGTGCCAGCATCATTAATCTCGCCTCTTTGGCCGGGCGCGCGGGTGGGCATTCTGGCTCTTTAGTCTATTCCACCACCAAAGGCGCTATTCTGACCTGGACGCGTTCTCTGGCCGCTGAGCTGGGCGAATACGGTATTCGCGTTAACGCAGTGGCTCCAGGGCTTATTCTCGGCACCCGTTTTCACGACCGCCACACTACTGCGGCGTCCGCGGAAGAAACGGTGCGGGGTATTCCGCTTGCCCGCGCGGGCAATCCCGATGATGTGGCTCGGGCAATTACTTTTCTGGCCTCTGAGTATGACGGTTTTATTTCCGGGGCGACGATTGATATTAACGGCGGCGTCTATCGAATGTAG
- a CDS encoding RbsD/FucU transporter, producing MIKTEIIHPPLLSALARCGHKTQILIADANYGFAGNVYEAAEIIWLNLAPDTIAAPLLLEKILAVINVEKATMMGWPENVQNTIASEYRALLPGSCPMEYLEREAFYSRVKSPLTMLVVASGETRRFANLLLTVAPVILNQENQLASK from the coding sequence ATGATTAAAACCGAAATAATCCACCCGCCACTGCTAAGTGCGCTGGCACGCTGTGGTCATAAAACACAGATTCTGATTGCGGATGCAAACTATGGTTTTGCCGGTAATGTGTATGAAGCGGCTGAAATTATCTGGCTTAATCTGGCACCCGATACTATTGCCGCGCCATTGCTGCTGGAGAAGATCCTGGCGGTTATTAACGTGGAGAAAGCGACAATGATGGGCTGGCCAGAAAATGTTCAAAATACCATCGCCAGTGAATATCGCGCGTTATTACCCGGCTCCTGCCCAATGGAATATCTTGAGCGAGAAGCGTTTTATTCGCGGGTCAAGTCTCCGTTGACAATGCTGGTTGTTGCCAGTGGTGAGACCCGGCGGTTTGCGAATCTATTACTTACCGTTGCGCCGGTCATTCTGAATCAGGAAAACCAGCTCGCGAGTAAATAA
- a CDS encoding substrate-binding domain-containing protein: MANIRDVATLAGVSVSSVSNVLNGRLDQMSPATRERIEQAMNTLNYQPNRIAQQLKTGHVRMFGLLVPSIVNPSFSAFAREVDLAARAHNYRVLLGNTYRQEDEERAFIEDMFAHGVRGIIVAASDIRKMHFVKAARQGMVIINYDNRLTCNIDNEFRQFDSVSMDNVEAGRIAASHLIERGCKNIVLATEAGLTMSRSHKIDGFQTVVRNHQFPVAQRVVEEKARGGYGDTEMTDLGYTLAGRILNISPRPDGVVAINDAVGVGLLAGLRDAGVGVPDEISVIGIDNIPLSKLTYPPMSSVVPPLEKMAQLMITRLLQRIDNPQLACEEFLFAPALISRQSVRKSDTW; the protein is encoded by the coding sequence ATGGCAAATATTCGCGATGTCGCCACGCTTGCAGGCGTATCCGTCAGTAGCGTCTCTAATGTGCTCAATGGTCGCCTCGACCAGATGAGTCCGGCTACACGGGAACGTATCGAACAGGCAATGAATACGCTGAACTATCAGCCCAATCGCATTGCACAGCAGCTCAAAACTGGCCATGTCCGTATGTTTGGCCTGCTGGTACCGTCTATCGTCAACCCAAGTTTCTCAGCCTTTGCCCGCGAGGTGGACTTAGCGGCCAGAGCGCACAACTATCGGGTGCTGTTAGGCAATACCTACCGCCAGGAAGACGAGGAACGCGCTTTTATTGAAGACATGTTTGCCCATGGCGTGCGTGGCATTATCGTTGCCGCCAGTGACATCCGAAAAATGCATTTTGTGAAAGCAGCCAGACAGGGAATGGTCATCATTAATTATGACAACCGGCTGACCTGTAATATTGATAACGAATTCCGGCAGTTTGACAGTGTCTCGATGGATAACGTTGAGGCTGGACGCATCGCTGCATCGCACCTTATTGAAAGGGGCTGCAAAAATATTGTTCTGGCAACGGAAGCCGGTCTGACCATGAGCCGCAGTCATAAAATCGATGGTTTTCAGACGGTAGTGCGTAACCATCAATTCCCGGTCGCTCAGCGTGTCGTTGAAGAGAAAGCGCGCGGTGGATATGGCGATACGGAAATGACAGACCTGGGCTATACCCTTGCCGGGCGCATTCTTAACATATCGCCACGCCCGGATGGAGTTGTCGCCATTAACGATGCGGTTGGCGTGGGATTGCTGGCAGGATTACGCGATGCGGGCGTAGGAGTACCTGATGAAATCTCCGTTATCGGGATAGATAACATACCCCTGTCGAAGCTGACCTACCCGCCAATGAGTTCGGTCGTGCCGCCATTGGAGAAAATGGCGCAACTGATGATAACACGACTTTTACAGCGTATTGATAACCCGCAGCTGGCCTGCGAAGAGTTTTTATTTGCACCTGCGCTAATAAGCCGCCAGTCGGTGAGGAAAAGCGATACCTGGTAA
- a CDS encoding DUF4434 family protein: MNLLRFLLLTLVLASQGAAAMTGIFWQPQLRDNQVSNASWLSLMQSVRQQGFDTLILQWTRYGDAFADASETAKLVERTAAARRAGLKVVIGLYADPDFFTRQQQPELALENYLNRLRVNDLEQVQHWLDAAGMAPDGWYISAEIDDHNWRNEARRQPLLKWLSETRHSLSKLSDKPVYISSFFAGNMEPEAYARFMQQLHSTGLHIWIQDGSGVGTLSNAQRQLYLNASASCSKGAAEGVVYELFKSQAGETFSAQPKSSAEINALLAAPSACNKSRVYFSLRYLPAARHIMAL, from the coding sequence ATGAATCTGCTGCGTTTTTTACTGCTCACACTGGTGCTCGCAAGCCAGGGTGCCGCCGCCATGACAGGCATCTTCTGGCAGCCGCAGCTACGCGACAACCAGGTCAGTAACGCGTCCTGGCTGTCGCTGATGCAATCGGTGCGCCAGCAGGGCTTCGATACGTTGATTTTGCAATGGACGCGCTATGGCGATGCCTTTGCTGACGCCAGCGAAACGGCGAAACTGGTTGAACGGACCGCTGCTGCACGCCGTGCAGGTCTGAAAGTCGTCATCGGGCTTTATGCCGACCCCGATTTTTTCACCCGCCAGCAGCAACCTGAACTGGCGCTGGAAAACTACCTCAACCGACTGCGCGTGAACGATCTGGAGCAGGTCCAGCACTGGCTTGATGCTGCCGGAATGGCACCTGACGGCTGGTATATCAGCGCTGAAATCGACGACCATAACTGGCGCAACGAGGCGCGCCGTCAGCCGCTGCTGAAATGGCTGAGTGAAACTCGTCACAGCCTGAGCAAACTCTCTGATAAGCCGGTCTATATCAGCAGCTTTTTTGCCGGGAATATGGAGCCAGAAGCGTATGCACGCTTCATGCAGCAGTTGCACAGCACCGGTTTGCATATCTGGATTCAGGATGGCAGCGGAGTAGGGACGTTGAGCAACGCCCAACGCCAGCTTTATCTGAATGCCAGCGCAAGCTGTAGCAAGGGTGCGGCAGAAGGCGTGGTTTATGAACTTTTCAAAAGCCAGGCGGGAGAGACGTTCAGCGCCCAGCCCAAATCCAGTGCTGAGATTAATGCGCTGCTGGCCGCACCGTCGGCATGCAATAAAAGTCGCGTTTATTTCTCGCTGCGATACTTGCCCGCCGCGCGCCATATTATGGCGTTGTAA
- a CDS encoding hypoxanthine phosphoribosyltransferase has product MKNEHIGEIILDKSAIAQGVAKVAAQLNQDFDDAVIITVVPGGILYTADLTRQLTFDIAMDYISCPHTPGDRNNTSTIVFHNNIDIRDRHVILIDDAIESGGTMKRLVAHLEENFAPASISVAVLFVKPGRVDIPVKQYYACEMVNDDLLIGYGMPWQNKYRNLPFVARLKR; this is encoded by the coding sequence ATGAAAAATGAACATATTGGGGAAATCATCCTTGATAAGAGCGCTATTGCACAGGGCGTTGCAAAGGTCGCTGCGCAACTTAATCAGGATTTTGATGATGCGGTGATTATTACGGTTGTACCCGGCGGGATACTCTATACGGCCGATCTCACCCGGCAGCTCACCTTTGACATTGCAATGGATTATATTTCCTGCCCTCACACGCCAGGCGACAGAAATAACACTTCCACCATTGTTTTTCATAACAATATTGATATACGCGATCGGCACGTCATTCTTATTGATGATGCGATTGAGTCTGGCGGTACGATGAAACGTCTGGTAGCACATCTGGAAGAAAACTTTGCGCCAGCATCCATCTCGGTTGCTGTCTTGTTTGTTAAGCCCGGACGAGTGGATATTCCGGTTAAACAGTATTACGCCTGTGAGATGGTTAATGACGATCTTCTGATTGGCTATGGCATGCCGTGGCAGAACAAATACCGCAACCTGCCCTTTGTCGCCAGATTAAAACGCTAA
- a CDS encoding two-component-system connector protein YcgZ encodes MQQNAYIQDASGAITRYFSKASLPSQQATLGEIALDILRDGRSLSRKAICTKLLHRMERATTAQEERHYHDLIGLLFER; translated from the coding sequence ATGCAACAGAACGCTTACATTCAGGATGCCTCAGGTGCCATTACCCGTTATTTCAGTAAAGCCTCCCTACCTTCACAGCAGGCAACGTTAGGTGAGATTGCGCTGGATATTTTGCGCGATGGGCGCTCGCTTAGCCGCAAGGCGATTTGTACAAAATTACTGCATCGCATGGAGCGCGCAACTACCGCGCAAGAGGAACGTCATTACCATGACTTGATTGGTTTACTGTTTGAACGCTGA
- a CDS encoding MFS transporter has protein sequence MAKRTPHEIERSAIKKLTLNIVPLMVLLYFLAFLDRNNMAYAAIALEDNLGLTASAFGFASGIFFIGYFLFEIPSNAGTIKFGPRVWFARILITWGIFATLLGFVRTPLELYICRFMLGVCEAGFFPSVVYYFTVFFPQKYRTKILGLFIIVQPLSNALGSPLSGLILNPENNWLGLESWRWLFIIEGLPPIIIGLIIPFIIKNSPKEVGYLDMEEKAWLIESAGRSKSGSEITLADFLSGIKNKKYLLYALLNFGMVCGIYGFGMWLPSIISALSGGDIVQVSLLAFIPYGLAALLVYPWSLWATRSKQIGVFAGISMVIAAIGLTGAVVFFSYSILFALGFLCIAAIGIYTAVPCFLSMPANISSGGAAAAGLAVVSSIGNIGGFVAPWVVGLLKDISSSNIPGLMFLALSLLLTGLMCIFYCAKQREGVIHS, from the coding sequence ATGGCTAAAAGAACGCCGCACGAAATAGAGCGCAGCGCAATAAAAAAACTCACATTGAATATTGTACCATTAATGGTGCTGTTGTATTTTTTGGCTTTCCTGGACAGGAATAACATGGCCTATGCTGCCATTGCACTGGAGGATAATCTGGGGCTTACGGCATCGGCATTTGGTTTTGCTTCAGGTATTTTCTTTATCGGGTATTTTTTGTTTGAAATCCCCAGCAATGCCGGGACAATTAAGTTTGGTCCACGAGTCTGGTTTGCCCGCATTCTGATTACCTGGGGCATTTTCGCTACATTGTTAGGGTTTGTGCGCACGCCGCTTGAACTGTACATTTGTCGCTTTATGCTCGGCGTGTGCGAGGCTGGTTTTTTCCCCTCTGTCGTCTATTATTTCACGGTGTTCTTTCCGCAAAAATACCGCACCAAAATTCTCGGGCTGTTTATTATTGTCCAGCCGCTTTCCAACGCTCTCGGCTCTCCGCTTTCCGGACTGATTCTCAACCCTGAGAACAACTGGCTGGGCCTGGAGTCGTGGCGGTGGTTGTTTATTATTGAAGGCCTCCCACCGATTATTATCGGACTTATCATCCCTTTTATTATTAAGAACTCGCCAAAAGAGGTGGGTTATCTGGATATGGAAGAGAAAGCCTGGCTCATTGAGTCAGCGGGGCGCAGTAAATCAGGCTCTGAAATTACGCTGGCTGATTTTTTAAGTGGAATAAAGAACAAAAAATACCTGCTTTATGCGTTGCTTAATTTTGGCATGGTATGCGGCATTTATGGCTTTGGAATGTGGCTACCGTCCATTATCTCCGCTCTGTCCGGTGGCGATATAGTGCAGGTCAGTTTGCTTGCGTTCATCCCCTATGGCCTGGCGGCATTGCTGGTTTACCCGTGGAGCCTGTGGGCTACCAGAAGCAAGCAAATCGGTGTTTTTGCCGGTATCAGCATGGTTATCGCGGCCATTGGGCTTACGGGGGCTGTTGTTTTCTTTAGCTATAGCATTCTATTTGCGCTGGGGTTCTTGTGCATTGCCGCCATCGGGATCTATACGGCAGTACCCTGCTTTTTGTCTATGCCTGCCAATATTTCATCCGGCGGTGCCGCTGCTGCTGGATTAGCGGTTGTGAGCAGTATTGGCAATATTGGCGGTTTTGTTGCGCCCTGGGTTGTCGGGCTACTTAAAGATATCAGCAGCAGCAATATACCCGGCCTGATGTTTCTGGCGCTGAGCCTGCTGCTCACCGGTTTAATGTGTATTTTCTACTGCGCAAAGCAGCGTGAAGGTGTAATTCATTCCTGA
- a CDS encoding two-component-system connector protein AriR, with protein sequence MNQVMFQQSNIHAMLPDSGLLEYFRNSGDRFVEEFAVLQLAINTILVSEKHISHKAIILWLVKALETTDDVVMADVIRQTLEIVVSYTMDDI encoded by the coding sequence ATGAACCAGGTTATGTTTCAACAATCCAATATCCACGCCATGCTGCCTGATTCCGGCCTGTTGGAATATTTCCGCAACTCGGGTGACAGGTTTGTTGAAGAGTTCGCGGTATTGCAGCTTGCGATTAATACCATTCTCGTCTCTGAGAAGCATATCTCCCACAAAGCCATTATTTTGTGGTTAGTGAAAGCACTGGAAACAACGGATGATGTTGTCATGGCTGATGTTATTCGCCAGACGCTCGAAATTGTGGTCAGCTATACCATGGACGATATTTAA
- a CDS encoding phage receptor, which produces MNKTLKRPVSMPSLLCLLVGSLLCSSAQAQVPVDDSAKALGLSDYRHFIVYPHLERAMRALKNNDEATALREFERAHQKAPDNVQLTLYLAQAMRQFGHDEQARKLLSEQLKINTGDKRLLASLNAIPRKQENITSVPELLAQQKTCEQAPSAQCRSEVGENAIRLGELDIALQQLNKGDFATTAQGKALYNNLLQRAIYLKRWQLADTLLSRNAQNLTPAQQQQWFDVLIAGHLDDKLLALQAKGTFNRPDERIDYAASLVERGETARLRDYLTKPPAAFSSAAQEQRWLYLVGRYSANPQAALANYNARFAQNQRYIVDATLPQMMKEKNYAGAQRLLDSLPADALPEARYTLSEAAHNTTETLRLARQFWRESPTLANLDRLSWQLIQAGRAPEAATLLAQRYPFGGTSPTAQTLIMRLFNLAQTHPDALTPAQKARLLQPLPTPELRLAQSRLPGVGSDCNQVQQLLGDMPSTLDAAAWSMLGNCWRDTLPGMALYAFRQSEARLPNDDNHRAVAYQAYQVQDYAAAMRAWKTIKTVDMRNADLMAAANTAQAAGDRQALNGWLEEEHKRGMDNTEHYWWLHAQRYSSGQSQQALADLNRAIAIEPTARAYASRAEIYRQQGQTQAAISDLRQALQREPNNSATQAALGYALWDGGDASGSRAELEKAYRSLPDDPAIVRQLAYVNQRLDDVPQTQRYARMVVDDINRQEQVTALTPEQNQERFNFRRLHEDVARRWSINFDSSVGLRSGTLSSANNIPGGTSAGQSYRSYGQLELEYRAGRNVLLEGDTVALYGRVFADTGESGTMLPVKDPMLGAGVRWKPLRDYVFYLAVEQQTPLDRHRGQSDTMLRASASLFNDGKYSDEWHPNGQGWFAQNLYLDAAHYVRQDYQAWTADYRVSWHQKIAQGQTIEPYAHAQISGYRDATTRGGEYAGVGVRWNIWSGQTRYDAWPHKVSLGLEYQRTLNTINQNAGERNNAFLTLGVHW; this is translated from the coding sequence ATGAATAAGACGCTAAAAAGGCCCGTCAGCATGCCGAGTCTGCTGTGCCTGCTGGTGGGTTCACTCTTGTGTAGCAGCGCGCAGGCACAAGTGCCCGTCGATGACAGCGCCAAAGCGCTGGGATTAAGCGACTACCGCCACTTCATCGTTTACCCGCACCTTGAAAGGGCGATGCGAGCGTTAAAAAACAATGATGAAGCGACCGCTCTACGTGAGTTTGAGCGAGCACACCAGAAGGCGCCGGATAACGTGCAGCTAACGCTGTATCTGGCACAAGCCATGCGCCAGTTCGGCCACGACGAGCAAGCCAGAAAGCTGCTGAGTGAACAACTCAAAATTAACACTGGGGATAAACGCCTGCTGGCAAGCCTGAATGCTATTCCGCGTAAGCAGGAGAACATCACCTCCGTACCTGAACTGTTGGCGCAGCAAAAAACCTGTGAACAGGCACCGTCCGCGCAGTGTCGCAGTGAAGTCGGAGAAAATGCTATTCGTCTGGGTGAGCTGGATATTGCGCTACAGCAGCTCAACAAGGGCGATTTTGCCACCACGGCGCAGGGCAAAGCGCTTTATAACAACCTGCTACAGCGCGCCATTTATCTCAAGCGTTGGCAACTGGCCGATACGCTTTTGAGCCGCAACGCACAGAACCTGACGCCCGCACAGCAGCAGCAGTGGTTTGACGTACTGATTGCCGGACACCTGGATGACAAGCTGCTGGCTTTGCAGGCAAAAGGCACGTTCAACCGACCTGATGAGCGCATTGATTATGCCGCATCATTGGTTGAACGTGGTGAAACCGCACGCCTGCGTGACTATCTGACAAAACCGCCTGCGGCCTTCAGCAGTGCCGCACAGGAGCAGCGCTGGCTGTATCTGGTAGGGCGCTACAGCGCCAATCCACAGGCAGCACTGGCCAATTACAACGCCCGCTTTGCGCAAAACCAGCGTTACATTGTAGATGCCACGCTGCCGCAAATGATGAAAGAGAAGAACTATGCGGGCGCGCAACGTCTGCTCGACAGCCTTCCTGCAGATGCGCTCCCTGAAGCGCGCTACACGCTCAGTGAGGCTGCGCATAATACAACGGAAACCCTGCGCCTTGCGCGCCAGTTCTGGCGCGAGAGCCCAACGCTTGCGAACCTGGACCGGCTAAGCTGGCAACTGATTCAGGCCGGACGAGCACCAGAGGCAGCAACACTGCTGGCACAACGCTATCCCTTCGGCGGCACGTCTCCCACCGCGCAGACTCTGATAATGCGCCTGTTTAACCTGGCTCAGACACACCCGGACGCCCTGACGCCCGCGCAAAAAGCGCGCCTGCTTCAACCGTTGCCGACGCCAGAACTGCGTCTGGCGCAGAGCCGGTTGCCTGGCGTGGGTAGTGACTGCAACCAGGTACAGCAGCTTCTCGGTGATATGCCTTCTACACTGGATGCCGCGGCCTGGAGCATGTTGGGTAACTGCTGGCGCGACACACTCCCCGGCATGGCGCTGTACGCTTTTCGCCAGAGTGAAGCTCGACTGCCAAATGATGATAACCATCGTGCCGTCGCTTATCAGGCTTACCAGGTTCAGGACTACGCAGCGGCCATGCGAGCCTGGAAAACCATTAAGACCGTGGATATGCGCAATGCTGACCTGATGGCCGCCGCCAATACGGCACAGGCGGCAGGCGACCGACAGGCGCTTAACGGTTGGCTTGAGGAGGAACACAAGCGGGGCATGGACAATACCGAACATTACTGGTGGCTGCATGCACAACGCTATTCCTCTGGCCAGTCACAACAGGCGCTGGCAGACCTCAACCGGGCTATCGCGATTGAGCCTACGGCTCGCGCTTATGCTTCCCGGGCAGAAATCTACCGCCAGCAGGGCCAGACGCAGGCCGCCATCAGCGATTTGCGCCAGGCTTTACAGCGTGAGCCCAATAACAGCGCCACGCAGGCCGCATTGGGCTATGCGCTGTGGGACGGAGGCGACGCCAGCGGTTCACGTGCAGAACTGGAAAAAGCCTACCGCAGCCTGCCAGATGACCCGGCCATTGTGCGCCAGTTGGCCTATGTGAATCAGCGCCTGGACGATGTCCCGCAGACACAGCGTTACGCCCGCATGGTGGTGGACGATATCAACCGCCAGGAGCAAGTCACCGCGCTGACACCGGAGCAAAATCAGGAACGCTTCAATTTCCGACGGCTGCACGAGGACGTAGCGCGTCGCTGGAGCATCAATTTCGACAGTTCCGTTGGCCTGCGTTCCGGTACACTCAGCAGCGCAAATAATATTCCGGGTGGTACATCAGCCGGTCAGAGCTACCGCAGTTACGGCCAGCTGGAGCTTGAATATCGCGCCGGACGTAACGTGTTGCTTGAGGGTGATACGGTCGCCCTGTACGGGCGTGTGTTTGCCGATACCGGCGAAAGCGGCACGATGTTGCCCGTCAAAGATCCCATGCTTGGTGCGGGCGTGCGCTGGAAGCCGCTGCGCGACTACGTCTTTTATCTTGCCGTTGAACAACAAACCCCACTGGACAGGCATCGCGGGCAATCTGATACCATGCTGCGCGCCAGCGCGTCGCTGTTTAACGATGGTAAATACAGCGACGAATGGCATCCGAACGGCCAGGGCTGGTTTGCGCAAAATCTGTATCTCGACGCAGCCCATTATGTGCGCCAGGACTACCAGGCCTGGACGGCCGATTATCGCGTAAGCTGGCACCAGAAAATCGCCCAGGGCCAGACGATTGAGCCTTATGCCCATGCACAGATCAGCGGCTATCGCGACGCCACCACGCGCGGTGGGGAGTACGCAGGCGTTGGCGTGCGCTGGAACATCTGGAGCGGACAGACGCGTTATGATGCGTGGCCGCATAAAGTGAGCCTTGGCCTCGAATATCAGCGCACGCTTAACACCATTAATCAGAATGCGGGCGAGCGAAACAACGCATTCCTTACTCTGGGAGTTCACTGGTAA
- a CDS encoding diguanylate phosphodiesterase, with amino-acid sequence MLTTLIYRSHICDDVPIKTLEDMVAVASQRNQQMDVTGILLFNGRHFFQLLEGPEENVTAIFQHICKDRRHFNIVELLYDYAPARRFGKVGMELFDLREHSSEALLQNVLEKGTTKYQLIYNDRALQYFRSFVETRNKDNYYEIPADDYWNFVADRDTPAQQLTEDSTSAYTFAFQPIIDPLAREIVSLEALLRTRDAAPAPAYFSTLADDEIYRADLESKKVAFAMAGQLNLKQKMLSVNLLPMTLVNIPDAVRFLVQEIEASGLVPEQVTVEFTEREVISRLDAFTDAVRQLKAAGISVAIEHFGAGFAGLSLLAQFQPDNIKINRDLIGDVHKSGPRQAIIEAIVQCCASLEISVTAVGVEKPQEWMWLESAGISHFQGNLFAKPGLGNIPAVAWPERKGEHLLF; translated from the coding sequence ATGCTCACCACACTGATTTACCGCAGCCATATCTGTGACGATGTGCCGATTAAAACGCTGGAGGACATGGTTGCCGTAGCAAGCCAACGTAACCAGCAGATGGACGTAACTGGCATTCTGCTTTTTAACGGCAGGCATTTCTTCCAGTTGCTGGAAGGGCCAGAAGAGAACGTAACCGCCATCTTTCAGCATATCTGCAAAGACCGCCGCCACTTCAACATTGTGGAATTACTGTATGATTATGCGCCTGCGCGACGCTTTGGTAAGGTCGGCATGGAGCTTTTTGACCTGCGCGAGCACAGCAGTGAAGCGCTACTGCAGAACGTGCTTGAAAAGGGAACAACCAAATACCAGCTTATCTATAATGACCGCGCGCTGCAGTATTTCCGCTCTTTTGTTGAAACCAGGAACAAAGATAATTACTACGAAATTCCAGCGGATGATTACTGGAATTTTGTTGCCGATCGCGACACTCCGGCCCAGCAACTTACCGAAGATAGCACGAGCGCCTACACTTTTGCCTTCCAGCCCATTATCGACCCGCTCGCCCGCGAGATTGTTTCACTTGAGGCATTACTGCGAACACGCGATGCGGCACCCGCACCGGCTTATTTTTCAACCCTGGCAGACGACGAGATATACCGCGCCGACCTGGAAAGTAAGAAAGTCGCCTTTGCGATGGCCGGTCAACTCAATCTCAAACAGAAGATGCTCTCTGTCAATCTGCTGCCCATGACGCTGGTGAACATTCCTGACGCCGTCCGTTTTCTGGTGCAGGAAATTGAAGCCAGTGGACTGGTACCAGAACAGGTCACGGTGGAATTTACCGAACGTGAAGTTATCTCACGCCTTGATGCCTTTACCGATGCCGTCAGACAACTGAAAGCCGCAGGCATCAGTGTGGCAATTGAGCACTTTGGTGCTGGTTTTGCCGGGCTTTCACTGCTGGCACAGTTCCAGCCGGACAACATTAAAATCAACCGTGACCTTATCGGGGATGTGCATAAAAGCGGTCCACGGCAGGCCATCATTGAGGCCATTGTGCAGTGCTGTGCCTCGCTTGAGATTTCGGTTACTGCGGTAGGTGTCGAAAAACCCCAGGAGTGGATGTGGCTTGAGTCTGCCGGTATTTCACATTTCCAGGGCAATCTTTTTGCAAAGCCTGGACTCGGTAACATTCCCGCCGTTGCGTGGCCAGAAAGAAAAGGCGAACACCTGCTGTTTTAA